gatcaccaatggtttgcaaggccattgatatgtgtgaagtgatgcaggaagactcaaacccagcagattttgcaccgggcttccggctgtaagacatagtcaccacatggtccactcagcggactcatgagtggggctcgctacacccaaatagatctatcacgcatgcccctcggtcctacaacgaggattgatggccttaatcgccctacccattcacatgatctagtagtaaaccctccttaagctaaccataccatgtataaaatgtctgtaataattgtaacatgtatttcacccccgaagtataaaactaaaaacagttaagagaaaaagggaacatgaactcacagtattgcgtcttctaTGCTCGTAACTCGAAGCTTCCTCTAgaacgcacgactacctacatgcgtactatggtctattagactagcgggtcgtgccttgtcttagtattgactagtgcctttgagttacgtttttaaagtgtttttaatatatttgtaataatacttctcaagtattgttATTCGCATTTCCTTCCCAGGGATGGGAGTACCTCATACTTGTGTATTCGTATTCTTGCATTGGTATATCTTGCCATGTATtggcgtcgtattccggtgtattATTCCAAATAAAAAAATACGTCAatatattctcaatatatatttccaaaacacTTATTTTgccccaaaaataatgtattttctctttgtcgaaaatatgatatgtttggtaatatgtacaaaaatcatattttcacttctttcatttccaaaCTAGTATTTACCAAAAAAATATATTGTAACGGTGTcttccggaatatttcataagttacgttttcgtgttcggtttcacaatgacaagtgtgtaacttaaatatttattccttgtaatttttggtattattttagaGTTGTAATTGTCATGGTAATTTGtaaattatattattttaccctaaaataatataactattccacaaaATAACAAATATTCAGACAAGTGTCTTAGTGTAAAATAtaaattctaaatatatatttaaccattttcatgtataaaaccaacctccgatactttgtattttgttacaaaaattatggcgagtttTATGTTTGAAAAACATAGTCTAAAATATACTAGTAAACatttgtctagaaaatatttactaagtgttgaaattttcagaaaattttgccatagtttcctctgtaaatggaggtgtccatgctaaataGCATATCATCTTCTTTGACATATAACACGTTAGATCGTTCTCAGATAacctacccgacatttagacacacAAAATACTACCTATGTCGTTTCAACTTTAAtattcaaaactgggctgttttcgggaatttgaataaaatagttaacttactcCAAAAATTCCTAAATTTTTACAGAATGGTTTAAACAATCCAAATATTagtgtgtaaaaatatcgggatccaattcattacccatattttataaaaaatcatttaccaGACTgaaatcagattcgtcactttctgactgcagtccacggaataattcatttaaaattcatcgtaagtccgattgatgaaattccagtgggagaATTACAACGACATCAGTGATCATTTACAGTACGAATTTCATGAGCTAATTCTACAGAGATTTCAAGTTATGatgaaaaacataacacacattttctgcagtaaaaacgcaGCTTTTGCTGCTGTGAAAAACGCCCCTCTAAAAATAGCAAACGACCTCAAAAaaatatgattccagtgccatttgattTGTTTTTCGAAAATACATAATTTAGACTTTAGAAAATCATTTTTTAGATTTATAACGGTgcgtttacagccaactgaagttggctgtaaatgtTACTCAGCATGTTGTTTCCAGCTTAAATGCCACTAAAATGCACACATACGATCACCATACTTTCTAATAACGATTAACATCAGATCGTAAGTCATTTACAGCAGGTTATCGTTTATTTAACTCAGATGTATCATCATATTTCATCTCATGATCTTTATgtaaagctttatgttcaagatttATGTTTGTGTTCTTTTAGTGGAAGATCACACAAAAATCTAGGTGGGGCCACACCTTCATAACCGTGCAATGGGGGGGGTTAGTTGTAAATTGTAATGGTAAGTAGGTAAATATTTAGGAGGTTAAGTGTAATAtttagtgttatatatgtatggTACATTATATAATGTGTTGGGgtattcggggaccataactagttcaAAAATAATAAAGCAATGTATCTGGCAacattttggtgtcccgggtaatgtccggttgttcggttagatacctgttcgttaaagtgttaagttgttccgtatagtgtcttttatgtaaccttttgtaacacaattaattcccaacacttaggaaagcattcaggaccatttagtcaattttctgcataATACTAgtatgttaaaatgctgaatttttgctgaaaatgcagaattctgcacttaaagtgtgttttaggcactttccggcactcaaactatcacctagtgacgcagttttatggtccttacttccctacacaccatactgGTGTAGTACCTTGTCCCTGGCCCGTACTGGGTCTccaaacactgtctgtctatgtactggcactgtcagtatatttctgggttgtccgctaactgtgctaccgtgctttgtgcatcatgtatGTCTCTAAAGTTTGTATGTAGTAAATGGTTGTgtcagtatgaaatgtgatgcacatgtatgtatgatacagaaatcataaagcagtttaagtCAATAATTGTAATTCAACACAGTAATTACGCACTAATCATTATTATTTAAGTGTatggatgcatgcaaatttgacggttgtcacaatgtgaaacttgatacttttggattcttgattcttgattctttatgctatgtgaacgtttaatccttgtgtgtagttccgccttaacaatagtagcgctataggagaatgcacctccccattattctcgggggtattgttaggaggattctatttGCTTTCCTTGATTCTTGGGAAAGTGGTTAATGCATTGGGACAATTgtgctatcacttggactgcgtacactagcatggctgaaactattttattgttTACATGACGGATATGAGTCTTTTTAAACTATTATtctatatactcaaacttgtatactcgccagtgcattattgtattgacattattttaatacatgttgcaggctgataggatgctggactcaaagaaacaagctaggatgctGCTAGAAACACATGCCTAGTTAATCTAGAAACTTGAAAcaatatttgatgatttgtatGTGATACTTGTGTTTGATTCGTGGATggttttagacaatgtttgaatCTTTTTAATCTATATCAAAATATCTAGTGTTATGGAAAATTTTGAGCAATCTGAATgcttagtgtcgcgccccgatgttttcgccatcgattggggtgtgatagtcaaaccttcaagaagactcagagagagagaaaagacaggacgctacgagattgactgcgacAGAGCTGTTCAAGAAGACGTGGTCTATCTGTGTTTAGCATTTCGTCCATTGTCAATGAATAATCCACCCCGTGTTGATAAGTCACATTCTGTGAGTACACTAATGTCTATCATCTCCGTCAATCCAGTTCGTAGCAAAAATTAGTAGAAGACATAATTTTATAATGTAATATATAAggaaaaaggcaaggtggcaaacttgtaaataagggaAAATCCCTTATgcctttgcctataaataggaggcttatgTCTTCATTTAGGAACTTTTTGCTCATTTGTGACTTAGAAGCTTTGGAGCTTAGAGAGagagagtctagagagagaaagtcatcAAGGTGATTCACGGTGCTTGTACTTTGTTACATCAttctatagaatcacagattatattacgttcttgtgttcggtccacgcacgtgcacggattccgcacgtcgcacGTGTCGTTATGCAATCGTTCGGGAGTCGTTTACGGTCCTACAGCGCGCTCACACGTTCACCATTCTTAATTATTCATCCAAACTCCAACTGGTAACTTTTGGTAGATCGGTATGGTTAACATCATCATCTGCTGAAAATTTTCTCTTCAATCTTCTTATTACCGTTCGAGTCCTTTCACAATCATAGGCCACTGGAATCCCAAGGGCCAAAATATCCCTCTGAACGGCTTCATCCATGCTAAGTATGGCCTTGATTGTCTTGACTTTCACCCTTCTCATGTCAGAGAACTTTAGGAGGAAACATCTCTCTGACctctcaaacctccatgcaataacctgaGCCATTTTTTTAAGTTGTATGACGTTTTAGACAATGTGTGGCGTGTTTAGTGAATGTGTGGAGTGTTAAGCTTTGTTTACCTGTTCTACTTATATAATGACCTTTTTTGGCGCGAGGTAGATATATGTTTTTGGCGCTAAAAAACATTAGTAATTTTTTTATGTGTATTTTGTGTATCATTTGTCGTGCCATGTAGGatgcaggcctataatgtgacatgtaattatggcgttttgaaagaTAAATAAATTCTGTTATGGCTGTAatacgtcccatctttcaagtttgacgttttatatttaatggcgttttgtAGATCAAGATGATAAAATACACTAACTAACACAGAAAAAATCACACAGGAAAaatagtttttattatttggcgttttgtatttaatggCTTTTGTGGCATTTTGGCGTTTTGTAACTAATGAGAGAAATatagtattttattatttgaaaaaaaaatacacaaaagagaataaaaaaaattaaaactcctCGTTAGAAGGGACTTTGTCTGAGAAGTATCCATCACCCTTCGTCTTCTTCTTCGGATTCTTCTTCAAGTCTCTCATCAAAGTTACCACTTTAACTTTCATTGGCTTCTTGTTCTTGAAGATTTTAAAGCCTCTATTTGAACATGTCCTACATCAACGCCAATTTTATGTTTATGTCTGTGTTCAAACATGTGGCGTTGTGTAACTCCTCCAGGAACCCAACCCCCTGCGTGGTCATGATGTCTTCAGGCATGTAGTCTTCCTGCGCTCCGTTGTCACATATAACGGAGACAATGTCTGTAtcttcatcaaaacgccatgatgtgaTAACTGGGTCCATTTTTGCATTTTCTTTGCTTGGTCCAAATTTTCTAGTTAATCTTCTCATAACCTTATATGTTTCATCACATTCGTTATCAAGAGAGATGCCAAGTGATAGGATACCCCTTTGTACCTTTTCTTCCACGTTCAAAATGGCTTTGATTATTTTAACAAATACTCttcttctgttgtcaaaacgtaTCACGAATCTTCTGATTCTGAGGGTGTATCTCCATGAAATGATGGTTGCcattttggcgttttggttaaactTGGCGTTTTGGTTAAATATGGTGTTTTTAGTATGATCAATGGAAGTGATGATGGAAGCGATGGTAacgtcgtttatataatgatgtttttggagCGTAGTTTAGGAGGGATTttttctaataaatgttaataattgaCTTTCAATTACTGTTTGTTTCATCTACCTGCCAAGTCTGCAATGCATTTTATCATTATGCTTTGGCATTTTGTTTTAATGGTGTTTTAGTCGTTTTGAATGGTGTGTTGCTCATTTAGTTTGGCGTTTTGAGTTTGAGCAGTAAAAGACCTTTTTCACCACCCTTAATGAAGCACGTTCAAGTAacaaaattgatgttatttacgaaaactacatcgcgccaatctagtccatagatttgatctgacgatccataagtgttctcaccattctcacacttttcaccattttccctaaatcctgaccctatatatatatataggacagtAAGTGTATTATACGACAATTCCGGTCGGAAAGGTTATTATAGAAGAAAAATAATAAAGCTCAAAAAATTTCAAAACGAGTCGGATTTTGGGAgcccattttgacggatgttataGTAGAGTTTTGAGGGTTTAGAGTTTTTGGGTATTAGGACAGTAAgtcgagagagaaagaaaagaaatgaacaagtTGAATTGTCCAATTCTCGCTCAATTTATAGCTGCAATTCAGTCTCGTCGCGTCACGCGACCACTCTTCACCATCACCATCGCGTAGCGCGACGTGGTAGATTAGGGCATATGTGGCATGAGTCACCATATAGGCTTGCCACGTGGTTGCCACGTGACGGCACGTGTCTTCTGTCGAAAATAGAGGCGTCGCGTCATGCAACCGTCTTCTGCCATTGTCATCGCGTAGCGCGACGAGACCCAAAATTGAGTTTTCTCGTTTTCGGTACTGGTTCTCGTCGTACGTGTTCGGGGTTTTAATTACGGGTTTATTCAGGACATTTGGATTTTATTTACGCGAAGACTCGGGATGTTACAATAACGTTATAGGATTAATGCACCGCCCGTATTCTTGTGGTATTATTAAATAAACTATTTTACAACCTTGTCGTTTTGGCGACAATGGTATGCACGATTGCGGTACACTTTGATTAACTTATAGTTAACACATGCTAGTATGATAACAAACAATGTATTCAAATTACCATGTTGGATATGAGACAACTTTTATTCACTATTATGttatgtattcaaacttgtatactcgccaacttttgttgatctttattttaatacatgttgcaggaaacTAGTAGATGATGATTGAAGAAACGTATTTAAGGTGGattagatacacacctagatttaAACTTATGTATTTGTTTCATGTTATTTCGTATTTGCAACTTGTTGTACTTTCCTTTCAAGACAATATATTTCCATTTTAGCatcaatgaaatttgaattatcTATATATTGTCAGAATCAGTCGTTATAAAGTTTCTtccaatctcgttttcgtctcactccaatgtttccaccatcggttgggatGTGACATCGTGGGTGCCATTGGGTGGTAGAAGGTGGTGCTTGTCATATGGGCTCCATGGATGTGATTTAATGTTAAAGTTTAACTAAGTTAGTGCTAAAGTATAAATCGTGTCAGATTTTGAAACATGAGTATAAAACCTAGTTTAAAGTAAAAACCACAATTCCCCTTCCTTCCCCTAGGGAGGTTAACCAAAATTCCCCTACGGAGGGAGGAGAGGGATGATAATTTCATGTTAGGGATGACGAATAAAAGGAAAGAGATGGGAAATTGATGATCCGGCAGGCGCCAAAAGCAGAAAATCTAATATGTAATTTCCAATCAATTTCTTCTAAGTTTATAAATTCACGTTTCTTTGAGATTTTCCACAGTTGGTTGTTTGACCAAACATCTTTAATTTTCATACAAATTAATGTCGGGTGTTTGAAGTTAAGTAGTTATATCTTAATgggttgttagggttttgattgtcTTTTGCATCCATTATTATTTCTAAAATATATGTTTAGTTTGACTCTTCTTGTATGTGAATGTGGGGTTGAATTTGCCTCAATCATCTGGATATGCTTGCTTCTTGTTTAGTGTTTAATTAAACAAGACATTTTCAATGACATTTATCATGATTAGTTATCCTGATCTGGTTTTATATAGACTACAATTTTATAATCATAGACTACTTTTGCATTTAATTCAACTGTTAGCTTTGCATTTTGACCATGTTTGCAGTCTTagatattaattaattaactttACCTTTTAAGGGACATTACTTAGTGTACATGTTCTACTATATGGATATGAAAGTGGAGAAACTTCACTGCTTTTTCATTGGAATATTAGGAGGTTAGTTATACCAAAGTTTTCTAGAAATTTACTACGTTGAGCAGGAAAAAGTTTGCAACACATGTATTGAACCAGCTTTggctattattattattttattgttttaaaccgaatttttcaaaaattaatgATTTCGCAGCTATTCAGATTTCAAAGGTACTATTTCTAATGTCAGTTGGTTAAACTTGAGTATTCCAGTCTAATCACTTTTACTTCTCTTGGTTTTAATTTCTCTGTTTTGACATGAAGTATTGTCTTCTACTCTTTCATGACAATTTAACTTCCAGAAGTGACAATGGAATAAATAATATTGTGTTGAATGGACAAAAAAGCCCTTGACTTTTCAACACAGAGATTAGATGTCATTATGTGGCTGCTGGTGTACTGCCCCAAATGAAGAGAATTGCCCTTCACTTCCAAATTTAGTTTTTCTGTGGAATTTACTATCAAATAGATTGGATGCAATTTCCCTTGACTTTCTCAACTAAAAGAgatatgcttttttttttttccatgTTTGTGTGCTCTACTTGTCGTTAATGAACTTTCGTGTTTAGTATCTTCATGATCTTCCTGCCTGGAATTAAATAAAAATGTGATAGTCGGGTAGGTAAATTGGAACAAGACCCGCAAGATACAAGGTGGGCGGGTCGGACAaattgggtaacgggtcaaatgaGTTCTGTGCTGGGCCGGGTTAGGTTGAATTGTTAACACTTTTTTGGTTCATTATTATATATGTTAATGTTTACCAACAGTAAAATAAATCATTAGATGCAAGTAAACAATGTAAGCATATATAGAGTTGGTGTTGAATTTCTTGGTCTAGTGATTTAAATGACCTTTTGTTCTGAGCAAAAGTAGTAGTTGCATTGCATGCATTCATTTCAAAGAATTTTGTTATTGGAAAATTATAAGGTCAAACAGGGACGGATGAAGAAAACATGAAAAGGAAGACCTTGAGTTTGCATGGTCCATTTGTTGGTTATACACGTGTTCACATCCAAGATTGACTATCTATGCATTTTAATTGTCAAAAGTTCCAAGTCTTACACGATTGATGAGTAGTATATAAAGCCATCAAATCGTGCTGATTTTCACCACTCACATCACCAAAAACACTTAAGATAGTTGGTTGAAAGCAGCATGCGTGTCTTTTCTACTCACACTTCAAtgaatcacacaattttttttcaGTCTAGAGCTAGGTAAAGCTTTaatgttttaatgtttttttacGCCAACATACTAAATTCTTATTTTGACATTGTATTTTTGTTGTCGTTTTGCAGTTTGAAAACACCAAATGAAGGTCTAGGTATGATATTTTCCATGTCTTATGTAAACTCAAATTTATGTCGTATGAATTATGGTAACGTTAAATATGTATATGTGTACAGCCACTGTTCGTTGTACTAAAGTTGTTCGTAATGTGAACTTGGAGAAGCTGCGCCACAACTATCTGTTCCCGGAGGTTGCTTGATCTTGATATTAATTTTAAAATTTCTTAAGTTTGCATGGAACTAACTAACACTCCATTTTATGGAAATTGTAGATAGAAGCAAGGGAGCTTGAACATTTGAACAAATACCCTGATGCAAATATCATAAGGCTCGGGATTGGTGATACCACAGAGCCGATTCCTGATATAATAACTTCAAACATGGCTGAGGTAACGTTGTCTTTCTTCTTTGAATCTCAAGggttttactaatattttgtttgaACCAAACCAAAGTATGCACGGGGTCTTTCAACACGCAAAGGATACAAAGGTTATGGTGCTGAGCAAGGGAACAAGGTACATTTACCGTCAtctcattttcttcttcttctgtcTAAAGATAAAAGCAACCACAGGATTGAAAGTGTGCTAAATTCACAGGACTTAAGGAAGGCAATAGCAGAATCATTTTACAAAGATTTAGGTGTGAAAGATGCCGAAGTTTTTGTATCAGATGGGGCACAGTGTGATATATCTCGCCTTCAGGTTGCTTTTTTCTTTATTGTTTCTTGTACATTCATTATTAAGGTTACaccttttttattgtttttttctgCTGCAGCTGCTTCTGGGATCAAGTGTTTCAGTTGCTGTACAAGATCCAAATTTCCCGGTATTGTCATCATGTTCGAGAACtttttacacacacacacacatacatgtatgtatgtatgtatgtatgtatgtatgtataaagctATTTATGAATAATGGAGGCATAAGCAGTTTAGTCTGGGCAGAAGTGACTTAATTCAAATTGTCTCTTCCTGCTTCAGACTGATTGTTTTTACTTTCGTTTGTGGTGTTTAGCTTTCATGGTTGATATTATTAATACAATTCTGGTTTTCACAAGATAAAAGCATTGCTAACCCTTTAAGTAGAGACAACAAGATGAGGACGGGTTGGGTAACCGATCAAACTGTGTTATGCATTACACATTCTGTCCAAAATCATTGAAATAGTTAAGTATGTCTACCAAAAAGATACTTCAGTAATGATCTGATTTCAAAACAAAATGATTTTATACGTTTATAATACACTTTCAGCGACTTTTGATCTGATTGCCTACTTGACCCGTGTCCTGTTATATTGGCCTATTCGTGATAAACGGGCATTAACTATTCCAATATGCTATTATTGCGTCATGATCAAAAGTTAGAAATTTCCACGTATTCTCTTGTGATATATGGGTGTATATGTTTTGGACTTAGCAGGCTTACATGGATACGAGTGTTATAATCGGGCAAGCAGGAGACTTTCTAGACGACACactaaaatataaaaacattgaGTACATGACATGTGGCCCCCAAAATAACTTCTTTCCCGACTTGTCAACTACATCAAGAACCGACATTATCTTCTTTTGCTCTCCAAATAATCCAACTGGGCATGCAGCTTCTCGTGAACAGTTGACACAGCTCGTGGATTTCGCGAGGAAGAATGGATCTATTATTGTTTATGATTCTGCATATTCTGTCTATATAACAGACGATAGTCCGAGGTCCATTTATGAAATTCCTGGTTCAAGAGAGGTACGCTTCCTTCAATTAGTTGATGTCAAAAGTCAACTATCTGTCTGTCTGTCTTATCCTTGTATCAATCATCTGCACTGCAGTGCGCTATTGAAATTTCGTCCTTCTCCAAGATCGCGGGCTTCACAGGTGTTCGTCTTGGGTGGACGGTGGTCCCTGATGAGCTGTATTATGCTAATAAAGTTCCTGTCATAAATGACTTTGACCGCATTGTGTGCACTTGCTTTAATGGTGCTTCCAGGATCGTTCAAGCTGGCGGGCTAGCATGTCTCTCCCCAGATGGCTTCAAGGTGgcaaaagaaaatatattttcaattTTAGGCATTTTTCATAccaaatatttatttttattccCGTTTCAGGCAGTGATGGCCGTGGTCGATTACTACATGGAAAACGCTAAAATCTTGGTTGACACATTTACTTCATTAGGTCTAGTAGTATATGGTGGTGTAAATGCACCGTATGTATGGGTACATTTTCCAGGTTCAAGATCATGGGACATGTTTTCGGaaattttgaagaaaacccaTATAATTACGGTTCCAGGAAGTGGTTTTGGACCCGGGGGTGAAGGGTTTATAAGGGTCACTGCCTTCGGCCGGAGAGAACACATACTAGAAGCTTCCGCTAGGTTGACAAGTGTTCATCTGTTGTAAAGATTATCAATCAAGTGTACTAAACTATCATTCtacaataaataaattatttttattttacaagaATTCTGACCTTAAGACAAGGGTTTCAAGTTTATGAGATCAACTCCATGTGCATGCCTTCATTTCTTAAGACAATTAGCAGCACCCCTTGTTTCATCTACTATTTGTGATTTTGTGTAACatcttaaaatttaaaatatatatttcctaaacaAATGTATATTATcgtaaattaaataaaaagttacTTATTTTATAACGATTTTTGTTAGGGATATACTCTACAATTATAGCAATAAAAAGTTCAAAATTGATTAAATTTGACCGTTTAAAGAAGTAAGAAGTGAATTGGCACAAGGTAGTGATTTGCCATTAATTTGAGGGAAGGTTTCTTTTAATCATTGTTTTTTTTGGACTTGAACCCTTTTCCAAGTCAGACCCATTGGTTATATGAGGGAAATTAATTATAACACCATGCGTAGTGGGCAATATTCATTCTTGGAAGTTTTGCgtcatgtggcagcccagtcagcaatgagGCATTATTGgacgttttctaaaatgggtgtagtgaggattgtggggcattatgtttgtaataaaataaaataaaaaaaaatgcaaaaaatctTATTGGCCAAATAATAGAAGCTGAAATGTGATTGGACAACAAAAGCCCCCTTAGGCGTGATTTAAAAAACGCCTCAACAACAAAACTACCAAACACGCCCATGCGTAGTGGGGATGGGGGCGATATGGGCGTGATTGAGCCCCAAAAACGCCCAAATTTACAACCACTATGGGTGGTCTAAGTGTATTTTTTGTTATAACCGTGTAAGCCATTCTACTATGTCGTCATATGTGAACGATTAATTGAATTACCCAGAAGGAATTTTGTGAATACACTACGTTTGATGAAACTAATGGATGTTATCTTAAGACTTTTGAGTGCAAGTCCCGTAAAGGATCTTTCAATGATACCAAACCTAATCTTGTGTGAGTGCGGAAAACAAACACAAGATGATTCAAGTATATTAAGAACCGAAACAAGAATTAATCAAAACAAAACAGAACTTGCATTCACCAATTAgaagatgactgatacaagaaCAATGCTTGGTTTCGGCTGGCTATGAAATCCCACGAACTGATCAACCTCAACATAGAGAATGAGGTTTTATTATATACTAACACTATGAGCCGAAACCCCTTACAACCCATACATTAG
The Helianthus annuus cultivar XRQ/B chromosome 6, HanXRQr2.0-SUNRISE, whole genome shotgun sequence genome window above contains:
- the LOC110867953 gene encoding aminotransferase ALD1, chloroplastic, which produces MRVFSTHTSMNHTIFFQSRASLKTPNEGLATVRCTKVVRNVNLEKLRHNYLFPEIEARELEHLNKYPDANIIRLGIGDTTEPIPDIITSNMAEYARGLSTRKGYKGYGAEQGNKDLRKAIAESFYKDLGVKDAEVFVSDGAQCDISRLQLLLGSSVSVAVQDPNFPAYMDTSVIIGQAGDFLDDTLKYKNIEYMTCGPQNNFFPDLSTTSRTDIIFFCSPNNPTGHAASREQLTQLVDFARKNGSIIVYDSAYSVYITDDSPRSIYEIPGSRECAIEISSFSKIAGFTGVRLGWTVVPDELYYANKVPVINDFDRIVCTCFNGASRIVQAGGLACLSPDGFKAVMAVVDYYMENAKILVDTFTSLGLVVYGGVNAPYVWVHFPGSRSWDMFSEILKKTHIITVPGSGFGPGGEGFIRVTAFGRREHILEASARLTSVHLL